In the Drosophila biarmipes strain raj3 chromosome X, RU_DBia_V1.1, whole genome shotgun sequence genome, one interval contains:
- the LOC108023688 gene encoding protein giant — protein MLMHEKLMAGQFFDLKTDRKPLMHHHQYQHHQTHPQQQSLHHLPHSQLPLQGSLGLPKMDLYAAYAYQQQLLGAALSQQQQQQQQHQQLQQHQQQAPSAEVLDLSRRCDSVETPRKTPSPYQTSYSYGSGSPSASPTSSLLYAAQMQQQQQQQQQQQQQQQQQQQLASLYPAFYYSNIKQEQATPAAAPPKVTPTASLLQTFAAASAAAAAAAAASSASTNSPRPASNASTMQIDVLENPQSPAVEATTPTTSAPSGSCEAGKNTRPFKAFPRDPLVIAANFAATDVLLDNPRVERYTEYRKRVLEQIRSSNGGSRTVTNPKMRRTNSRSGSVNEGSSSNNNSESEDRAAAEESSDCDSHAGNFEGKSSAGNSSTLANTTAANSGIQSGSQVKDAAYYERRRKNNAAAKKSRDRRRIKEDEIAIRAAYLERQNIELLCQIDALKAQLAAFTSAKVATA, from the exons ATGCTAATGCACGAGAAACTCATGGCCGGGCAGTTCTTCGATCTCAAGACCG ATCGCAAGCCCCTGATGCACCACCACCAGTACCAGCACCACCAGACGcacccccagcagcagtcgctGCACCACTTGCCGCACAGCCAACTGCCGCTCCAGGGCTCCCTGGGCCTGCCCAAAATGGATCTCTATGCGGCCTATGCCTACCAGCAGCAGTTGCTCGGCGCTGCCCtcagccagcagcaacagcagcagcagcagcaccagcaactgcagcagcatcagcagcaggcCCCCTCTGCGGAGGTCCTGGATCTCTCCCGCCGCTGCGACAGCGTGGAGACGCCCAGGAAGACCCCCTCGCCCTACCAGACCAGCTACAGCTACGGCAGCGGCTCCCCCTCGGCCTCGCCCACCAGCAGCCTGCTGTACGCCGCTCagatgcaacagcagcagcagcagcagcaacagcagcagcagcaacaacagcagcagcagcaactggcCTCGCTCTATCCCGCTTTCTACTACAGCAACATCAAGCAGGAGCAGGCCACGCCCGCGGCTGCTCCGCCCAAGGTGACGCCCACCGCCAGCCTCCTGCAGACCTTTGCTGCCGCCTCTgctgcagccgccgctgctgctgctgcctcctCGGCGTCGACCAACTCTCCGCGACCAGCCAGCAATGCCAGCACCATGCAGATAGATGTCCTGGAGAACCCCCAATCGCCGGCTGTCGAGGCCACCACGCCCACCACCTCCGCCCCCAGCGGCAGCTGCGAGGCGGGCAAGAACACTCGCCCCTTCAAGGCCTTTCCCCGGGATCCCCTGGTCATTGCGGCCAACTTCGCGGCCACCGACGTCCTGCTGGACAATCCGCGAGTGGAGCGCTACACCGAGTACCGCAAGCGGGTGCTCGAGCAGATCCGCAGCTCCAACGGGGGATCTCGCACCGTGACCAACCCGAAGATGCGCAGGACCAACTCGAGGAGCGGATCCGTGAACGAGGGCAGCTCCtcgaacaacaacagcgagaGCGAGGATCGCGCCGCGGCGGAGGAGTCCAGCGACTGCGACTCCCATGCGGGCAACTTCGAGGGCAAGTCCTCGGCCGGCAACTCCAGCACCCTGGCCAACACCACCGCGGCGAACTCGGGCATCCAGTCGGGCAGCCAGGTGAAGGACGCCGCCTACTATGAGCGACGGCGCAAGAACAACGCCGCCGCCAAGAAGTCCCGCGACCGTCGCCGCATCAAGGAGGACGAGATCGCCATCAGGGCCGCCTATCTGGAGCGGCAGAACATCGAGCTGCTGTGCCAGATCGACGCCCTCAAGGCCCAGCTGGCCGCCTTCACGTCCGCCAAGGTGGCCACCGCCTAA
- the LOC108023285 gene encoding uncharacterized protein LOC108023285 yields MLKWTASAQRLNEIPVQQDQHQQQDASETTQRRRLQRRQRRQRRATIANKENVPDTVGYTSTPVPIGRRLNSPLVLAPLSDIRNVTPEAVARSQAAPQRVQSVRYAATLPRFAEDYSPNGLPSGQHLALRGLAALDPFVGQPRYIVGSGAAGVSQLRQRKLDDDFAATLEPEVPEVEVPVPEPSTKLGARPSTPQPASTQMGDQTLDRLIDAILDSACKADASSKKKPRRSTFNLRRRTLVKQMESQCPQEVLSPSYAPGDDPAADLSFGLVPLPMQNLMATPEPASPLAKIPHNMLIQLATPAPCDNTFCLETPVKALKRGRKETIAKESPIKRYKVDERNYFEVGLALPSSIYV; encoded by the coding sequence ATGCTGAAGTGGACGGCATCGGCGCAGCGCCTGAACGAGATTCCCGTGCAGCAGgatcagcatcagcagcaggaTGCGAGTGAGACGACCCAGCGGAGGCGACTCCAGAGGCGGCAGCGCCGTCAGCGAAGGGCCACCATAGCCAACAAGGAGAATGTGCCCGACACAGTGGGCTACACCTCCACGCCTGTGCCCATTGGACGGCGACTCAACAGTCCCTTGGTGCTGGCACCCCTCTCTGATATACGCAATGTTACGCCGGAGGCGGTGGCCAGGAGCCAGGCGGCGCCTCAGCGGGTCCAGAGCGTGCGCTATGCCGCCACCTTGCCGCGCTTTGCCGAGGATTACTCGCCCAACGGCCTGCCCAGTGGCCAGCACTTGGCGCTGAGGGGTCTGGCCGCGCTGGATCCCTTTGTGGGTCAACCGCGCTACATTGTGGGATCGGGAGCGGCGGGAGTCAGCCAGCTGAGGCAGCGCAAGCTGGACGACGACTTTGCGGCCACCTTGGAGCCGGAGGTGCCCGAGGTCGAGGTGCCCGTGCCGGAGCCCTCCACCAAGTTGGGAGCGCGTCCCAGCACTCCCCAGCCTGCTTCCACGCAAATGGGCGACCAGACTTTGGACCGCCTCATCGATGCCATCCTGGACTCCGCCTGCAAGGCCGATGCCAGCAGCAAGAAGAAGCCGCGGCGATCCACCTTCAATCTGCGCAGGCGGACCTTGGTGAAGCAAATGGAGTCGCAGTGCCCCCAGGAGGTGCTGTCGCCGTCGTACGCACCTGGCGATGATCCGGCCGCGGATCTGAGCTTCGGCCTGGTGCCCCTGCCCATGCAGAACCTGATGGCCACCCCGGAGCCAGCCTCTCCGTTGGCCAAGATTCCGCACAACATGCTCATCCAACTGGCCACTCCGGCGCCCTGCGACAACACCTTCTGCCTGGAGACGCCGGTGAAGGCCCTGAAGAGGGGCCGCAAGGAGACCATCGCCAAGGAGTCGCCCATCAAGCGCTACAAGGTCGACGAGCGCAACTACTTCGAGGTGGGATTGGCCCTGCCCTCGTCCATATATGTCTAG